The sequence CCACCGACAACACCTGGATCTCCATCGAAGATGAAGAATCCAAGGCGTTCCGCGCCAGTGTTGTTGAATGGCTGATGACCAACCACCCGCACGACTGCCCTGTGTGCGAAGAAGGCGGTCACTGCCACCTGCAAGACATGACCGTGATGACCGGCCACAACGAGCGCCGTTATCGCTTCACCAAACGCACGCACCAGAACCAGCAACTGGGCCCGTTCATTTCCCACGAAATGAACCGCTGCATCGCTTGCTATCGCTGCGTGCGTTTCTACAAGGATTACGCTGGCGGCACCGATCTCGGTGTGTTCGGCGCCCACGACAACGTGTACTTCGGTCGCGTTGAAGACGGCGTGCTGGAAAGCGAGTTCTCCGGCAACCTCACCGAGGTCTGCCCGACCGGTGTGTTCACCGACAAGACTCACTCCGAGCGCTACAACCGCAAGTGGGACATGCAGTTCGCGCCGAGCATCTGCCATGGCTGCTCGAGCGGTTGCAACATCTCCCCGGGCGAGCGTTACGGCGAACTGCGTCGCATCGAAAACCGTTTCAACGGTTCGGTGAACCAGTACTTCCTGTGCGACCGTGGCCGTTTCGGTTATGGCTACGTCAACCGCACCGACCGTCCACGTCAGCCGCTGCTGGCCGACGGCACCAAGCTTGGTCTGGATGCTGCACTGGATAAAGCGGCTGATCTGCTGCGCGGTCGCAACATCGTTGGTATCGGTTCGCCGCGTGCCAGCCTTGAAAGCAACTACGCTTTGCGTGAACTGGTGGGCGCCGAGCACTTCTACTCGGGTATCGAAGCGTCCGAACTGGAGCGCATCCGTCTGGTCCTGCAAGTGCTGAAAGACAGCCCGCTGCCAGTGCCGAACATGCGCGACATCGAAGACCACGATGCGATCTTCGTACTTGGCGAAGACCTGACCCAGACCGCCGCCCGCGTGGCGCTGTCGCTGCGTCAATCGGTCAAAGGCAAGGCTGAAGACATGGCCGAAGCCATGCGTGTTCAGCCTTGGCTCGACGCCGCCGTGAAGAACATCGGTCAGCACGCGCTGAACCCGCTGTTCATCGCCAGCCTGGCCGAAACCAAGCTCGACGACATCGCTGAAGAATGCGTACACGCCGCTCCAGACGATCTGGCGCGCATCGGGTTCGCCGTTGCTCACGCTCTGGACGCCAGCGCCCCGGCCGTTGAAGGTCTGGACGCCGAAGCACTGGAACTGGCTCAGCGCATCGCTGACGCCCTGCTCGCTGCAAAACGTCCGCTGATCATCGCCGGTACTTCGCTGGGCTCCAAAGCCTTGATCGAAGCCGCGGCGAACATCGCCAAGGCGCTGAAGCTGCGCGAGAAGAACGGTTCGATCAGCCTGATCGTGCCGGAAGCCAACAGCCTCGGTCTGGCCATGCTCGGTGGCGAGTCGGTGGATGCTGCGCTGCAAGCTGTCATCGACGGTAAAGCCGACGCCATCGTTGTGCTGGAAAACGATCTGTACACCCGCACTGCCAAAGAAAAAGTCGATGCCGCACTGAACGCTGCGCAAGTGGTGATCGTTGCTGACCATCAGAAGACCGCTACCAGCGACCGCGCGCACCTGGTTCTGCCAGCGGCCAGCTTCGCTGAAGGCGACGGTACGCTGGTCAGCCAGGAAGGTCGCGCCCAGCGCTTCTTCCAGGTTT comes from Pseudomonas sp. RU47 and encodes:
- the nuoG gene encoding NADH-quinone oxidoreductase subunit NuoG codes for the protein MATIHVDGKALEVDGADNLLQACLSLGLDIPYFCWHPALGSVGACRQCAVKQYTDENDTRGRIVMSCMTPATDNTWISIEDEESKAFRASVVEWLMTNHPHDCPVCEEGGHCHLQDMTVMTGHNERRYRFTKRTHQNQQLGPFISHEMNRCIACYRCVRFYKDYAGGTDLGVFGAHDNVYFGRVEDGVLESEFSGNLTEVCPTGVFTDKTHSERYNRKWDMQFAPSICHGCSSGCNISPGERYGELRRIENRFNGSVNQYFLCDRGRFGYGYVNRTDRPRQPLLADGTKLGLDAALDKAADLLRGRNIVGIGSPRASLESNYALRELVGAEHFYSGIEASELERIRLVLQVLKDSPLPVPNMRDIEDHDAIFVLGEDLTQTAARVALSLRQSVKGKAEDMAEAMRVQPWLDAAVKNIGQHALNPLFIASLAETKLDDIAEECVHAAPDDLARIGFAVAHALDASAPAVEGLDAEALELAQRIADALLAAKRPLIIAGTSLGSKALIEAAANIAKALKLREKNGSISLIVPEANSLGLAMLGGESVDAALQAVIDGKADAIVVLENDLYTRTAKEKVDAALNAAQVVIVADHQKTATSDRAHLVLPAASFAEGDGTLVSQEGRAQRFFQVFDPQYMDASILVHEGWRWLHALRATLLNQPIDWTQLDHVTAAVASSTEQLARIVDAAPSAAFRIKGLKLAREPLRYSGRTAMRADISVHEPRTPQDKDTAFAFSMEGYSGSAEPRQQVPFAWSPGWNSPQAWNKFQDEVGGHIRAGDPGTRLIESTGDSLNWFAAAPRAFNPAPGTWQAVPFFHLFGSEENSSKAAPVQERIPAPYVALAKSEADRLGVNDGALLSLNVAGQTLRLPLRINEELGAGLVALPAGIAGIPPAFAGVSVDGLQEAAQ